The following proteins come from a genomic window of Salvia hispanica cultivar TCC Black 2014 chromosome 4, UniMelb_Shisp_WGS_1.0, whole genome shotgun sequence:
- the LOC125224383 gene encoding ABC transporter I family member 11, chloroplastic isoform X2: protein MESLRISSSYLLASKSLINSSSTAFSPRHCYSLNSKRIGARRIACDYSCFEPLMKDSDSPVPYQIKSVTYRPPGTEVDLLNGVSFSLPEKSFGLIFGRSGSGKTTLLQLIAGLSKPTSGSIYVQRYGEDGNPNQCPKLLQPRRVGIVFQFPERFFIADNILDEIIFGWPRQRAGLQLREILASRLQKAMTSVGLTGIPLDKDPQSLSGGYKRRLALAIQLVQTPDLLVLDEPLAGLDWKARADVVKLLRDLKKELALLVVSHDLKDKNRNIQ from the exons ATGGAGAGCTTACGAATTTCCTCGTCGTATCTGCTTGCTTCGAAATCGCTGATTAACAGTTCTTCAACTGCGTTCTCCCCTCGACATTGCTACAg CTTAAATTCGAAAAGAATTGGTGCGCGCAGAATTGCATGTGATTATTCCTGCTTCGAA CCATTAATGAAAGATTCCGATTCCCCTGTCCCCTATCAGATAAAGAGCGTCACTTATCGACCTCCGGGAACTGAGGTTGATCTTTTGAACGGAGTCAGCTTCTCCTTACCTGAGAAAAG TTTTGGTCTGATCTTTGGACGAAGTGGAAGTGGGAAAACAACACTTTTGCAG CTGATTGCAGGACTAAGTAAACCAACATCAGGCTCAATCTATGTTCAAAGATATGGTGAAGATGGTAATCCAAATCAATGTCCCAAACTGTTGCAACCCAGAAGAGTTGGTATAGTTTTCCAGTTTCCGGAAAG GTTTTTCATTGCAGACAATATTCttgatgaaattatatttggGTGGCCAAGACAAAGAGCTGGCCTGCAATTGAGAGAGATTCTTGCTTCAAGGCTCCAAAAAGCTATGACCTCG GTTGGGCTAACTGGAATCCCTTTGGACAAAGATCCCCAATCACTGAGTGGTGGATACAAACGTCGGCTTGCTCTAGCAATTCAGTTG GTTCAAACCCCAGACCTATTAGTACTGGACGAGCCTCTTGCTGGTCTAG ATTGGAAGGCCCGTGCAGATGTGGTTAAATTGTTGAGAGACCTGAAGAAGGAGCTGGCGTTGCTTGTTGTCAGCCATGACCTTAA GGACAAGAACAGAAACATCCAGTAG
- the LOC125224382 gene encoding protein LAZY 1, which produces MTFLGWMHRKLTHNSMEPMKNSIIGNPCACFSVQTLFDEQNYYEEPTKNLSHLKTNFHKSSNWFGYDSVERISQEELLEPFEFLAIGTFGTELHGTDPPTPTLPMPSEDLTDHQTEITENDIQLINFELEKFLEAEDKELANETSGRSSYASIITLSNKPIEGEDSDCQTYFIDFPLQNYLLANSTEAAETNNEARKEKTSLEDLFKRNMIAHDDQAREFKGGKQHLRKRNVTCFIKKVVKKFHSCSTAISKDEATEPISMKKKLSKVLKMLQRKVHPEQMADKHIPYKDYGNKMVGPAARKKRESTKKLCSDDICNGSSTTNGGHWIKTDSDYVVLEL; this is translated from the exons ATGACG TTCCTAGGTTGGATGCATCGTAAGTTAACGCACAACAGCATGGAGCCAATGAAGAATTCCATAATAG GAAACCCTTGTGCTTGTTTTTCAGTGCAGACATTGTTTGACGAGCAAAACTATTATGAAGAACCGACCaaaaatttgtctcacttgAAAACAAACTTTCACAAATCTTCAAACTGGTTTGGATATGATAGTGTTGAACGGATCTCCCAAGAGGAATTGCTCGAGCCTTTCGAGTTTCTTGCAATTGGCACCTTCGGCACGGAACTACACGGTACAGATCCCCCAACCCCAACCCTGCCAATGCCTTCCGAAGATTTGACTGATCATCAGACAGAGATAACAGAAAATGATATTCAGCTAATAAACTTTGAGCTTGAGAAGTTTCTTGAAGCTGAGGATAAAGAGTTAGCCAATGAGACATCTGGACGGAGTAGCTACGCTAGCATTATAACCCTCAGCAATAAGCCGATAGAGGGAGAAGATTCTGATTGTCAGACCTACTTCATAGATTTTCCTCTCCAAAATTATCTTTTAGCCAATTCAACTGAAGCTGCAGAGACAAATAATGAggcaagaaaagaaaagacatCCCTTGAAGATCTCTTTAAGAGGAATATGATAGCCCACGATGATCAAGCAAGGGAATTCAAAGGAGGAAAACAACACCTGAGGAAAAGAAATGTCACTTGTTTCATAAAGAAAGTGGTAAAGAAGTTCCATTCTTGCTCAACAGCCATTTCTAAGGATGAAGCTACCGAGCCTATCTCAATGAAGAAAAAACTCTCTAAG GTTCTTAAAATGCTGCAGCGGAAGGTTCACCCTGAACAGATGGCTGATAAACACATACCCTATAAAGATTATGGAAATAAGATGGTTGGTCCAGCAGCCAGAAAAAAGAGGGAAAGCACTAAGAAACTATGTTCAGATGATATCTGCAACGGTTCTTCAACAACTAATGGAGGGCACTGGATTAAGACAGATTCTGATT ACGTGGTCCTGGAGCTGTAG
- the LOC125224383 gene encoding ABC transporter I family member 11, chloroplastic isoform X1, whose product MESLRISSSYLLASKSLINSSSTAFSPRHCYSLNSKRIGARRIACDYSCFEPLMKDSDSPVPYQIKSVTYRPPGTEVDLLNGVSFSLPEKSFGLIFGRSGSGKTTLLQLIAGLSKPTSGSIYVQRYGEDGNPNQCPKLLQPRRVGIVFQFPERFFIADNILDEIIFGWPRQRAGLQLREILASRLQKAMTSVGLTGIPLDKDPQSLSGGYKRRLALAIQLVQTPDLLVLDEPLAGLDWKARADVVKLLRDLKKELALLVVSHDLKELAPLVDQSWRMEMGGILRRECLPI is encoded by the exons ATGGAGAGCTTACGAATTTCCTCGTCGTATCTGCTTGCTTCGAAATCGCTGATTAACAGTTCTTCAACTGCGTTCTCCCCTCGACATTGCTACAg CTTAAATTCGAAAAGAATTGGTGCGCGCAGAATTGCATGTGATTATTCCTGCTTCGAA CCATTAATGAAAGATTCCGATTCCCCTGTCCCCTATCAGATAAAGAGCGTCACTTATCGACCTCCGGGAACTGAGGTTGATCTTTTGAACGGAGTCAGCTTCTCCTTACCTGAGAAAAG TTTTGGTCTGATCTTTGGACGAAGTGGAAGTGGGAAAACAACACTTTTGCAG CTGATTGCAGGACTAAGTAAACCAACATCAGGCTCAATCTATGTTCAAAGATATGGTGAAGATGGTAATCCAAATCAATGTCCCAAACTGTTGCAACCCAGAAGAGTTGGTATAGTTTTCCAGTTTCCGGAAAG GTTTTTCATTGCAGACAATATTCttgatgaaattatatttggGTGGCCAAGACAAAGAGCTGGCCTGCAATTGAGAGAGATTCTTGCTTCAAGGCTCCAAAAAGCTATGACCTCG GTTGGGCTAACTGGAATCCCTTTGGACAAAGATCCCCAATCACTGAGTGGTGGATACAAACGTCGGCTTGCTCTAGCAATTCAGTTG GTTCAAACCCCAGACCTATTAGTACTGGACGAGCCTCTTGCTGGTCTAG ATTGGAAGGCCCGTGCAGATGTGGTTAAATTGTTGAGAGACCTGAAGAAGGAGCTGGCGTTGCTTGTTGTCAGCCATGACCTTAA AGAGTTGGCACCTCTAGTAGATCAGTCATGGAGGATGGAAATGGGTGGGATACTGAGGAGAGAATGCCTGCCTATTTAA